TTACTCCAAAAGAATCGAAGAGATATTTCTCTAAAGCCTTAACATCTTTGAGAGAACCAAGAGGAAGAGCAAGTTCATAGCAATATGCATTTTTCCTCATCCAGCTTTCTTTATCCCCATATTTGGGGTCATAGATATATTTCGACGGGTCATCTACTTCCAGGTAGATATTATTACGTTTAACCAATCCATGAGTAAGTATATCAGTAATAGATAGATTATACATAGTTATTAATTGGATTCCTGCTACTGAATCATTTTCTGATCTGAAATTCAAGCCAAATGATCCTGCGATTGGCTTGACACCTTCCCGATATCCTGTCACGACAGAAAACCGGAGAAATCTATTTTTATTATTCAGCTGTTCCTTCTGTAACTTAAATACAGGTTTTAAGTAATCAAAATCAAAAAGAGGTTTCCTGTATTGAAAGGAAGTGGTATCAGTTTGTCCAGCCACCCTTAAGGAAACAAAAACTAAAAAGAAGACAACATAATATCTTAAATTCATTATTTAATTCAAGTTAAAATTATAAGAAATACGTACACCTGCAGAAGAATAAGATCTCGAAGATGACGCGACATAAACTGTCTCATATTTAAACAACACATCAAAATGTTTCGAAGTATGAAAGCCAATACCAGGAACATAAGTGAAATATTTTTCACCGCTTCCACCACCGTTACCATCACCTTCATCTCTCCCTCCATAGAATGACATTCCGGCTTGCCCCGAAACATAAATTTTGGATGTAAAATCATATTTCAAACCACCGAGAAGTGGGATGAAGGGAACTCCCTTCCCCCCACGTTTAGCTATAAAATTCAGATAACCAGCGCTAGCCGTAATAGCTGTCTTTTTTAAAATTGGGTATTCGGCTTGTAAGGATGCCCCAGCAACTAAAGATGAGTAATTTGATACATATCCGGTAGGTACTCCTACATCTGCACCAAAACTATAAGTGACTCTTTTCTTAATTTTTTCTTTATCTTGATTCTGTTGCGCTTTAGTAGTTAACATCGAAACCGCAGCAATAATAATTGTTAAAACTATTTTTTTCATTTGACTAAGCTTTATGGAATAAATTATGGTAATTGAATTTCATTTAATTAGCGGGGGTTACCCCACGATTGCGGATTATTCCAGCTATTACTTGGCTTATTTGAAATATTCACAGTTTCAATTTTACGGATCTTATTATATTCTGAAAAATAAACATTGCCTGTTGCATCTGCCACTACAGCAGACGGAAGGCTGGCCTGAGAACTAGCCACTGATCCGTTGACACTCCCTTTTACCCCATTACCCGCTATAGTAGATACATAACTATCCGGAGTGATTTTTCGAATGCGGTTATTACCATAATCAGCTAAATATAGATTACCAGATGCTGCATCATAACTTAGAGCAGCTGGTGTACAAATTTCTGCGGCAGGCCCAAACCCATCATTGAATGTAATGTTACCATTAAAAACCTGTTGCCCGTCTCCTACCCAGGTACTAGCGTTTCCATTTGGAGTGATTTTCCATATATAATTTCTTATTTGATCTGCAACATAGACGTTCCCTGATAAATCTACTGCTAATCCAGTTAGTGCAGGGCCAAACACTGCCGAACTTGCCGGTCCATTGTATCTATTAGGTTGGTAATTAACTGTTCTGGGAGTTCCGGCATAGGTACTCACTATTCCATCTGCACTAATTTTTCGAACGACATTATTATTATTATCTGCAACAAATAGATTACCGGATTTATCGATAGCTAAACCAGATGGATTAGCGAATTGTGCAGTAGCAACCGGCCCATCGATTAATCCATTTTGCCCAGAACCTGCATAGGTAGAAACGATTCCTGCCGGCGTAATTTTTCTTATTACAGAATTAGCATAATCCGATGCATATAAATTACCAGAGGCGTCTATTGTAAGCCCTTCAAGAAGACCAAATTTTGCTGTCGTACCTGCTCCATCAACATAACCACCATCACCTGTACCTGCAAAAGTA
The sequence above is drawn from the Pedobacter cryoconitis genome and encodes:
- a CDS encoding NHL repeat-containing protein; the encoded protein is MMRWLQLPGVSLLVILAASGCKKVASEEVKAQNYVQVVPFVGAGGTSGGFLDGTGEKVLFQNPNNMVMDASGNIYLTDEFNNRIRKITPAGEVTTFAGTGDGGYVDGAGTTAKFGLLEGLTIDASGNLYASDYANSVIRKITPAGIVSTYAGSGQNGLIDGPVATAQFANPSGLAIDKSGNLFVADNNNNVVRKISADGIVSTYAGTPRTVNYQPNRYNGPASSAVFGPALTGLAVDLSGNVYVADQIRNYIWKITPNGNASTWVGDGQQVFNGNITFNDGFGPAAEICTPAALSYDAASGNLYLADYGNNRIRKITPDSYVSTIAGNGVKGSVNGSVASSQASLPSAVVADATGNVYFSEYNKIRKIETVNISNKPSNSWNNPQSWGNPR